The window TGTTGGAATGGTTTCAGAAGTAGGTATTTTATCAACAACTATAGTAACTTGGGATGGAATAAAAGTTCGTATACCAAGTTCTCAATTATTCAATAGTGATTTTAGAAATTATACAGCATCAAAAGTTCGACTTGTTAGTATTGAAGTTCAAATACCATATTCAGCTAATATGGAAAAAGCAATAGAATCTATAAAATCTAAATTAGAAAAACAATGGTATATTCTTGAAGAACCTAAACCAATAGTTTTTGCAAAAACATTTGCTAATGATGGTATAGTATTAGAAATAAGAGCTTGGACTGCTGGATCTACATGGTTTACTCTTTTTAGTAATTTACCAAGATTGGTAAAAGATGCACTTGATGAAGTTGGAATTCAAATACCATATCCTCAAAGAGTTGTATGGTTTGCTTCTTCACTTAAAACAGAATAATAAATTTTATATGAATATTAATAATTTTTGAATTACATTAAGAAGGCCCTGAATTTATATATTACTTAATTTTTTAAATTGTTAACTATATTTTCAAATAATTTTACAGTAATTTTATATTCAAGTTGGATATTATTTATTTTAAATAAGGTGCAGTATACAATGATTAATAATTTCTATACAGAAAAGACTAATTTTAAATTCTTGAAAAAAACCGAGGATGGCACATTTGAAGTTTATGGCATTCCTTTAAAAAGAATTTATTTAAATAGATTAATAAAAAGAGCACAACGTAATGGCATTCTATATAAATGTTTAAATATAGCAGAACTTAGATTTTTAAAACTTGTTATTAAATTAGTGGATAAAGTTCGTAGTTTTACTTTAGCTAAAGTTCTTACACCTATGATAAAGAAATTATTAGAAGCTTTGAAAACTGATCGTGAATTATTAATTAAAGTATTAGGAGAAGTTAATTATTGGATTAAAACTATTGGAAGAACTTTAGTTGAAAAAATAGTAAAAATTGCTCAATCATGGGGTAATAAATTTGCTCATGAATGGATTAATGATGAAGGTTTTATTAAATATTTAGTAGTTACAAATCTTCCTGAATTAAGAAAACAGGTAATATTGAATGAAGGAATAGTTAATAATATGATAAATCTTAAAATAACAATGTAAATAATCTTGATTACTAAAAATAATATATTAAAAATTATAATGACTCAAATTACATATAATTGATAGAGCATATTTATGAATATTGGCATGGCTATTGCAATTTTTGGTTTAATATTAAGTTTAGGTTCATATATAATAATTGAAAATATTCCATTAACAGCCATGGGCATAGGTTTAATTATAATTGGAATAGCTTGGTTTTCATTACCTCCATATCCTATTCCAAGAAAAGCTATTTTAGATATTATTGAATCTTCTTGTAGTAATATTGAATCTTTTCTTGAGTTTATAGGTGTGAATAAAAGAGCAATTTATTTACCATCTAATGGTAAAGTAGTAGCATATGTATCTTTAATAGAAAATGAAAATCCTAGAAATATTTCTTTTAAAGAAATAGCTGATAATATTGATAGATTTATTATTAAACAAGGTAAATGCTTAGGTTTTACTATTATACCA is drawn from Candidatus Methanomethylicota archaeon and contains these coding sequences:
- a CDS encoding mechanosensitive ion channel family protein, which gives rise to MEILQWFQLNWYKLLYFAIIVIIALFISTIIERTVKRALIRRFSKNVIDNVVKIIRYGILIIAIIIALTSIGIDVTGALIAGGFLGIVIGFAAQASISNFISGLLLLLERPFKIGDFIHVGNIVGMVSEVGILSTTIVTWDGIKVRIPSSQLFNSDFRNYTASKVRLVSIEVQIPYSANMEKAIESIKSKLEKQWYILEEPKPIVFAKTFANDGIVLEIRAWTAGSTWFTLFSNLPRLVKDALDEVGIQIPYPQRVVWFASSLKTE